Proteins from a single region of Thalassophryne amazonica chromosome 22, fThaAma1.1, whole genome shotgun sequence:
- the slc35e3 gene encoding solute carrier family 35 member E3, with protein MVAGFSNLSANRRIVAGLLVNLLSSICIVFINKWIYVHYGFPNMTLTLVHFVVTWLGLYICQKMDIFSPKSLPVRRIVWLALSFCGFVAFTNLSLQNNSIGTYQLAKAMTTPVIILIQTTCYNKTFSTKIKLTLVPITLGVILNSYYDVRFNLLGTVFATLGVLVTSLYQVWVGAKQHELQVNSMQLLYYQAPLSSVFLLCVVPLFEPLTGDGGIFGPWSLLALMTVLFSGVVAFLVNLSIYWIIGNTSAVTYNMFGHFKFCITLIGGYMLFQDPLSLNQALGILCTLAGILSYTHFKLVEQEEGKSRLVQRP; from the exons ATGGTGGCCGGGTTCTCCAATTTATCTGCTAACAGGCGCATTGTGGCTGGACTTCTGGTCAATCTGTTGTCCTCCATCTGCATCGTCTTCATTAACAAGTGGATCTATGTACACTACGGCTTTCCCAACATGACCCTCACCCTGGTCCACTTCGTGGTCACCTGGCTTGGACTCTATATCTGCCAGAAGATGGACATATTTTCTCCAAAAAGCCTCCCCGTTCGTAGGATTGTGTGGTTAGCGCTCAGCTTCTGTGGGTTTGTGGCCTTCACTAACCTTTCCCTGCAGAACAACTCTATAGGAACGTACCAGCTGGCTAAAGCCATGACCACGCCGGTCATAATCCTCATCCAGACCACCTGCTACAACAAGACCTTCTCCACCAAGATCAAACTGACATTG GTGCCAATAACTTTAGGGGTGATACTGAACTCCTACTACGATGTGCGGTTCAACCTGTTGGGTACCGTGTTCGCCACGCTGGGTGTCCTGGTGACGTCGCTGTATCAAGTg TGGGTCGGGGCCAAACAACACGAGCTCCAGGTGAACTCCATGCAGCTTCTGTACTATCAG GCTCCTCTGTCTTCGGTCTTCTTGCTGTGTGTGGTCCCTCTGTTTGAGCCGCTGACTGGGGATGGGGGAATATTTGGTCCCTGGTCCCTGCTTGCTCTG ATGACGGTGCTGTTCTCAGGCGTGGTGGCGTTCCTGGTCAACCTGTCTATTTACTGGATCATTGGCAACACCTCAGCTGTCAC CTACAACATGTTCGGACACTTTAAGTTCTGCATCACTCTGATTGGAGGATACATGCTCTTCCAGGACCCGCTGTCACTCAACCAG GCGTTGGGGATCCTGTGCACTCTGGCTGGAATCCTGTCTTACACTCATTTCAAGCTTGTCGAACAGGAGGAGGGCAAGAGCCGCCTGGTTCAGAGACCATAG